GTATTTGCGCAAGCGGAATATGAAGGGCTTTTGTTTACCGTTTTGAATCGTTTTTTAGGAGTCGATGGACCAGGATCGCGGCTTGGCTGCGGCTGAGTTGGGAGTCTGGTTTACTGGGTGGAGGAATTGTTTTCTTGAGCATTCCGGAAGTGATTTTCGTCGCCTCGGTGATGGTTAACTTCTGATCCGGATAAGCAAGAACGGTTCGTCCATTCTTTCCTTCGCGTACATCGTATTTTAGGAAGGGCTCCGCGGACTGTGTGGAATGGTCGTACAGTGTTTCCATGTATTTGAAGGCTGGGTGGCCCCGCGGGACGTCGTTGAAGTGCGCGGCAGTAATGCTGAGTGGAATCCGGAAGCCTTTCACCACCATCTGTGCGAATTCGCCCTTGGTGATCGGATCGTTCGGGCGGAATCGGTAGGCTTCTTTGTTTAGATCCGAGAGGCTTGCTGCGGGCCTATCTCTTTGGAAGTCTTGCAATTGATTGCCTGCCACGGCGCCAAGTAAACTCAGGGTCTGCACGGCCTCAAATCCTGCTGCGTCAGCTGGAAGATCGGTGTAAAAGAACAGCACGCACCCTTGTTGCAGCAGCTCGTTCTGAATCAGGCTGACCGGGACCTGACCAATTTCCAGCTGGTTGTCAATCGCCAACGCAGCCGCAACGCCTGCCGCCTGTCCAAGTGAGGCCCAAACGGGCTCCATGCGGACGGTGCACATTGCTACGTGAGTGCAGGAAATACCAACTGGAAAGAGAATGCCTTGGTGACGTTTAGGCACCATCACTTCGTAGGGGATTTGGTAAGGGCCAGTAACATCGAATAGGTGCAGGGTCCCTTCTGCCGCCCCGGTCCCTGATCTGGGTTCTTGGCGGACCGTGGCGCCTTGTACATTGTGTGAATCAATTCCGTAGACTCCGATTGCCACCGAATTCGGATTGAGTGGTCCACGCAATCCATTGCCACGGAGATCCTTGTGCACGTCGCTTTCTGTCAGTGTATAACGTCCCTCAATTCGCCGGCCCTGACGTACATAAAGTCGATAGGGTAGATGATGGTTGTCTTGGAATTCATCTTCCGGAAGGCCGACGTTGGGGGAGCCGCCTTCGGTTTGGATGTAGTAAAGCCAACCCAGGTCATAGTTGCGATAGATTTGCTCGATCTCGCGTCTTTCCTCCCAGTCCGCTAGTACCCATCGCGTTCCATGTCCCGTCAGATCGCCTCCCCAGCTGATTCCCAGTAAATCAAACTTTTGGTTGGGGATAATCGGTTTGCTGTTTCGATTCCAACGATACTTTGCCGCGTCGTAGTCTGGCGGGGGATCTTTGATCCGAAAGGGGTGATCGGCACGACCATAATCCTTGCCGGTTAGACGGTAGGTGAATGCTTGGGACCGATGATCTGCTGCTCCCGTACTTTCGGGCAGGGTAGTGGCCCGCAATACGCCCGCAACACTCCGGAAAAAATTCGTGTAGATACGTCCGGCATGAGGTTCTTCTTTTGAACGTGCTTCCCGTCCGATGCGAAATGGGATGTTCGCAAAAGCTGCCAAATCTGTCTCGTAGGTTGCATCAATAATTACTTTGGCGACGTACGTTTGTTTTTTGCCGAGTTTTCCCTGGTTATCGCGGTCTTGTGTAATGACTCCGGTGATCCGATCGCCCGTCATGAGTACATCTACAGCGACCTGGTTGAAACGTGTTGTGATTGTCTTTAATTCGGCAACCATTTCAGCGAAAATTCGAGCTGCCGTGTGGGGTTCCCAGGCTCTACCTTCTGCCACATTCCAGGGGAGAGAAGGGTTTCGATGGAGGTGCGCCTTCACGAGTGGATCTTCAGCCAGCTTGGTGCGATGATAATGGCTGACTCGTTGTCGAAATTCCTCGATCACCCCACTGTTGGACTCGACGTACAAATCGTCCAGTCGGATCACGCCAGAGGAAAGTACGCCACCTAGTACGGGCGACTGCTCAATGATGATCACGTTTTTGTCTGCACGAGCCGCTGCGATTGCGGCGGCAACTCCCGCTGGCGTCCCACCAACGACAAGGACATCGTAGGCATTTGTCGATGCCGGACTCGTTCTTGTAGGCTCGACGCCAGCTTTTGTTGAATCGCAGAGGGGTGAAAGTAATCCAAGACAAAGCAGAAGTAGGCGGAGCCAATGAGTTGGGACGCTGGGCATGTCAGTTCTATTGTTCCTTACTCAAGTCAGAGATTTTGAGTCCTGCAAAGTGCATTCGCTTTGGGAAATCTATTTTCAGTACTTCAATCCGATGCTGATACCGTGCCCAATGATGAATTAGAATTAGCTTACGCCCAGTTTAGTTCAATTTTGCCTGGTAAGGAAATGAGTTGGTTTCGATCCAGTTTGTGATAGCAGGAAACGGCTGTGCCTCGAGCGATCGCGATTGCGGGGAGAATGGCTGGGGATGTTGTTTGGGAGACGAACGTGCCTGGGCTGAACTGACTTGGGAGCGCTTCAGAATGTTTCGGTTTTGAATTGTCAAAAAAATAGGCCGTTAGTAGATCTTTGACGGCTGGGGAAATTTTAATAAACTCGTCGTTCGCACCGCGACGATCGGAGTCAGTTTGTCGGCGAATGGTGCGTTTAGGAAATTCTAGGATTGGATCGTTGAGGACGGAGACACAGCGACGAGACTGTTGATGATTCCGGCGGACCGGAAGATTTGATCCCGTCGATGATTCAGACAAAAAAAAGAGGAACACGACATCATGATCTTTCGTAATTGTTTTTGTCGTCATGGGATTACTTTCAATATCTTTCTGGTTTTCGTGGTCGTCGCTTTATTGAAAGGTTCGGCCGTTGCGACTGAACTCGGTCAGGTGGCGGTGACTTGTGATGGCCGCTCAGAGAACCAAATAGATAAACCAGGGGCAGGCAAGCCAAACCGAAACCCATCCGTTTGCGATCAGACGCCCGGTGATGCTCATCCCACCGAAAGCGTGACGTTTCGGAAGCAGGACGATGGGGTCGATGTTTGGGTAGGAAAACAGCGGGTTGCAGAGTTTGTCCACACAGAAGATCCAGTAGGACGACCGTTTATTTCCAACCTTCACACGCTTGATGGGATTAAGGTCACTCGAAACTATCCGGTGAGCGAGGAAGATCAACAGGACCATCCGCATCATCAAGGTTTGTTTCACACATTTTCACAAGTGAACGGAATTGACTATTGGCACATGAAGGGTGTTACCCGTCATCGCCGCTTCCTGATTGAACCAACAACCGGATCGGATTCGTCATTTGCTACCGAAAGCGTCTATCTGGATCGCGACGGTAAGACCCCACTCCTCAAAGAGGTGATTGTCTACTCCTTCTACGTGACAAAAATTGGCTTGTTGATCACGGTGAATGCGACGATCGAAGCGGAAGCAGAGCAAGTTGTTTTGGGGTCGAAGGAGGAGGGCGGATTCGCGGTTCGTATGTCGAGTGACTTGCGGGTTGAGTCCGGTGGAAAGATGGTTGACAATCAGCAGCGTCGTGGAGGCAAAGAGATTTGGGGGAAAACCGCTCGATGGGTGGATAATTCAGGAAGAAAAGAAAATCGCTGGGTTGGTGTGACCATCCTCACGCATCCTGAGGGTTGGGGTTCCTATTATTGGCATGCGCGTGATTATGGATTGGTAACCGCGAATCCGCTAGGGCCGCTCAATAAGGCACCGGATCGCAGCTTGAACAAGGGAGAAACACTCAACTTTAAGTATGGTGTTTTGGTTCACTCGAACGAAGACAGTGATGAATATTCTCCGACTCAAGCGCAAGTGGAATACGAGCGACTGGCAACACCCTGAGATAGGAGTGTAACGAAGATTGCGTTTTTTCTTCACGAATCGTTCGCGGAGTCGATGGCATGCGGTCCGACCGCGTTGGATGGTGACGTTGGCCGTAACACGATCGTGTTGATTTGTGCGTGGAATTCACATCACTTGCAACCCGCTTCATTTTGATTGAGTCGTTAGGCTGCGGCTAGCCGAAAGCGTCGCCGCAGATGCTGGATTTTGCGGTGCAACCGCCCCTTGGGCTTCTCAGCTTTTCTTGTCGGTAATCGTGTGATCTGAGCCTGGATCGCTTGAATCAGGTCCTCTCGGCCGATCGATTGAAGGCCCTGGATAACTTCAGGCATGGTGAGATAGTCGTAACGCGCTTGAATCTTGATGTTGTCAACCATTTTCGGGGTGACTTCGTTGTGCTGAAAGGTGGTGAAACGGTGTAGTCTCTTCGCGATTAGCAGGCCGATCATCGTACGGACGCACTTTTCGCATCGAGAACAATTTGCTTCGTGGGGAGAGGAGGTCCACCAACCGTGGCAAACTTGCAGCGTGTTGAAAGCAGGTTCCCATTCGGCGATCATTCGAATTTTGTCTAATCGGGCAACCTGAGCTTGCATGTGACTGACTTGCACGGCTGCGGTTGAATATTGGATGTCGAGCAATGGATGGGATCCGTGCGGGACTTGCGTTGTGCCTTGCTCTCCTACCGACCCGATCAGAGCGTTGCTGAGGTAGCTAGGTGATGCGATAAGTGGGGCGAGGAATGCTCCGCTGTGTGCGGCATAATAAAAGGCCCCTCGAAACGGATGGAGTTGTCGGATGTTTGTATCGAGCCGGATGACATCGAAACCGATTTGGTTGCCTAGTTTTTCGAGTCGTTTCGCCTGTGCTTCATAACGGGCACGCATAAATGACGACTCGTTGCCATGAGGGCGATCGAGGAAACTGAATCCAAACGCATAGAGAACTGTCTGAATTGAATTTGGATGCTGAAGGGGGAAACGACGTCGGTTTTCGGCAAGCATTGCCAATGCATCGACGCCGCCTGACATAAGTGCCACCGTGCGACGTTGACTTTCAGGTTTGCTGTACCGCAGACCTTGCGTCGGTTCGATTTCTATGTTGCCGCAGCGCTGGTACCATGAATTGAGTAATTTGGACGCTTGACGAAGTCCATTAGCAAGTTTTTCATCGAGTGTTCCATCAATTTGAACTCGACGCTCGCCTTCCCAAACTGCAATGGGTAGGCCTGGCAGAACAAATGCTTCGGGTAACGCTTCGAGGTGTGCAGCGAGAGGGGGACCCGCTTCGTAGTAAATCTCGACGGGTGGTAAATAACAGTCCTCGTACACGAATCTCGCCTCGATGCGAGCTCGATCCCCTCTCGTCTGCCGCTTGATGTTTTCGATTCGCACTTTTGATCAACCTTCCGGATATGCAGGATAGGGTCTCGGAAAGATTCGATCTTGCCGGTTTCTGCGTTCGATCGCCTACGCCTGGCCAATGGAATTTCGGCGATCTTGTGGGAAAAAGTTGGGCTGTTTACACCAAGGCTGAAAACCTGAATTTGTCATTGGTGTTGGCAAGTGGGGGTCGAATGGACTTGCTGCTTAACCTGCTTCATGCAGACCTGCGTGGGCGAAAATGCCGCGGCGTTAGGCCGACATCGGGGGATGGCGAGGCCGTGTTTGGGGGGGCTGCCCCAGGTTCTGCATTGGTTGAGTATCGTTGGGTCGATCGATCCCCTGCGATGATGGAACGATCTGTGGGGCGGTTGGATTTAAGCCTTGTTCTGTCCACTTCAGCTGACTTCTTCGGGTTCGTGCTCGGATCGCATTGTTAGTTTTCCAGCTTTCTCGCGTCACATAGTCACGGCGATGAAACAGATGAACGGCCACCGCCCGATGGCGAATTTGTTTACCATAGATACCGGAGTTTACTAAGCGTTCACCCAGTTCGCGGTCCAAGCCACCGTACTTCATCTCTTCATTGAAACCGTTGATCTTCACGACGTCCGCCCGCCAAGCGGAAACGTTGTGTCCATTAAAGGTCGGGCGCGTTGGTGTAATCTGATCCATGTATCTGGCAATCTGCTCGTTTCGAGTCAGTCGAAGCAGCTTGCGGTTCCAGCCAAGACCACGATGGCGCAACCAATTTCCGTCGAAAGCATCACCGGTTTGGATCGACTCTTGATTGATCCGTTGACTGAGTTGTTTTGGCAAACGAACCACGCCACCTGAGAGAAATCGGCCCGGTTCCGCGAGAGCGACATGTTTTGCCAGAAAATCTTGCCGGGGCAAACAATCGCCGTCCGTAAACAGCAGATACGGACAACTTGCTTTCCTTATGGCCTGGTTCAGTATCTGGCACTTACGAAATCCTCGGTCCTCCTGCCAGATGTGATGGATTGTCAGCGGGCAACGGGCACGTAATCGATCAATGGTTTCATGCGTCCTCTCATCGGATCCGTCGTCCGCAATCACGAGTTCGAAGTGGCGGTAGGTTTGAATTTCGTACCCCCAAATTACCCGCTCAAGCCAAGCGGGATGGTTGTACGTTGTAATAATGACGGAAACTTTCATGATGTCTCCATGGCGTCAGCGAGACCAGTCGAAAAACGAAGCGATAGCCCAGGTTAACTAGCCAGGGGGAGGTCCATCGTGCGGCTCGTTTGGATACCGATGATCTCCCGAGTCTGCTCGGCCGTGGCAAGCTCACGTCCGGCTGCACAGGCGAGCTTGGCAACACGCTCAATTAAACCTGCGTTCGTTGCCAGTTTTTTCGTTTCCCAGTCGTAATAAATGGCATCTTCTAATCCGACTCGTGCGTGCCCCCCCATGGTGACAGCTAACGAGTTGATGAAGAATTGAAACCGTCCGATACCGGTCGCGGCCCAGGTTGTTCCTTTGGGAAGTGCTCGAACTACGGTGCAAAGGTTTTCAGCGGTGGCACTCAATGTGCCAAGAGATCCCAGCAGGATATTGGCGTAGAACGGAGGGTCGATGAAACCCTTTCGAATTAAGTAATGTGCGTAATCGACCATGCCCAGATCGAAGATTTCCATCTCGGGAATGATTCCTCGTTGTTTCATCGCACTCGCTAATTGTTGCACCATCTGAGGGTCGTTGATCGAAGCCTGTTTGGGGAAGTTTAGCGATCCAAGCGTGAGGGAACCCAAATCAGGAACCAGTTGTAGCACTTCACTCCGTTGCCAGAACTCACCATACACACGGCCGCTGCATGACCCTGAAATCAATAATTCAGGACACTCATCACGCACACCGTAGAAAATCTCACCGTAGATTTCCTTCGTATAGGTGGGGGTCTCGTCAAGATCTCTCGCATGAAGATGAAGGATTGTGGCGCCAGCATCACGGCAACGTTTGGCATCCGCAATGATTTCTTTTGGCGAAATGGGCACATGCGGTGTGTCCTTCTTCATCGGAATCATTCCAGTAATCGCGGCGTTGATAATGAGTGGTTCCATGCTTGATCCTTTGCTCGATGAAAGGTAGGCGGAAGTGGGATGTAGGGAGAGCTGCCTTAGGCTGCTTCGCCTTGGGGTTTGGCCGGAGTACAGGCTCCAAGCAGTTTGACAAGCCGCGGATGTAATTCAAAATTTCCAGCGGTTAGATACATGCCCGCAATTGCTGCATAGCTTCGGGCAACAAACGGTGTCGTGTAAGCGGTACCTTCTCCCGTAGGTTGCGAGAGGTTTGGATAAGGGTTCGCTTCCCAGACCACAAGTTTTCCGTCCGGGGTGTAACTGTAATCAAAGGCCACTAAATCAAGTTGAAGTGCACGTCGCACTGCCTGTAGCGTTTCGTGATTGGGATCGGGTTGCTCTAGGTAAGCGATTTCTTCTGATTGGGTCGAACGGTTATGGATACGCTGTGCTGCGTGGACTTCCCAATGGCGAGAAACGATTAAGTGTCGAGGAACGCCGTAATCTCCCGCGGCGACGTAACGATATTTGCGATAGTGACCATCTCCTGGATCACGCACATCGATGAATTCAGCGGCGGCTGGACAAGCAAACTGGTCCCAAGGAACTCTCGCCAATTCAGTTCGGTTATGGACGAGGCATGTGGGAGCCGAATGCTTGCGGTCTTCGCGGATGATCAATGGAAAGCGAAGGTCTTGCGAGCGTTCGGTAAAACCTCTCGGATCGCTCACGCGGATTGCACGGGGCACGCGCACCTCAAGTTTTGAGATGATTCGTGCTCCCGATGTTTTGGTTGCGCGCGAAAGATTTTGAACTGGATTAATAATTGCTATGCCGCGTTGCTCACATTGCTGTTGAAGCTGCTGTAAGCGTTTCCATGATCCTCTCGGCATCCAGTCTTCCGCCGGATCCTGAAGCCAGGGTGCGCAAACCAGATAACGCGACCAGTCGATTCCGTAAAAAGGCAGGAGTCGTGGTTCGAACAAGGCACGTACGGAAGGCACTTCTGATTCAAGCCAGTTCAGTAGATAGTCATGGAAATGAGGATTTCTGGCGCTGTGGCGGAGAATTAGGAATCGGCGATCTGTGCTGCGATGTCGTCGATTTCGCAAGGCATCAGATACTGCATACGGTCCGTACAGCATTGTTCCCTTGACTCGCATTCTTAATTGGCGCGCTGTCATGTTGGGATTGTCCCTCCCGCTGTAGTCAAGGCGGTCCATTGCGAAGGGCTTGATCGGCTCTCCTGATCAATCTGTTTGGCACGAGGGCTTACCTTTAAGAATTCGTTTAACCGAGATGGAATGTCGAGTCCCGCTCGGTCAAGGTACAACTTGAGTGTTGCAGCCATAGCTCGTTCAATAGGTGGAATCAGGTGTTTGCGACCGGGGGCTGTGGGGATGCCCAGCCCGGGCAATACATTAATCTCCCAGACCACTAACTGTCCTTGTTGATCCAGGCTGTAGTCGTAGGCAAGGAAGTCCAGCCCGAGGCCGCGGCTGACATGTTGCAGCACCTCGTGGTGGGGATCCAGACTGTCAGCGTACGCGATTTCCTCTTGGATCGTCTGTTCATTGAGGACCCGGGACCCGCTGCGGACTTCCCAGTGCTTTGAGATTTGCAGTGTATGAGCCACTCCGGTCGCGCCAATCGACATGTAGCGATACTTTCTTACCAGCCCGTCAGTCGGGCTACGCACATCAATGAATTCGACCGCGATTGGCTCAGCAAACTTTTCCAGAGGGATCTTTTGGACGTCTTCCGGTTGTCGCACTAAGAAGACGGGACTCCATCCGCCGTGTGCTAAATCTTCACGGACTAACAGGGGGGGATTCAGCCCTTGCAAGTCTCGTTGAAAGCCCGCGATGTCCGTGATCCGATGGGACCAAGGTGTACGAACACCCAGATGAGCGATCTTTCGTCCACAGTCGTGCTTCGATGTGCTCAATAAATGTTCGGGGCGATTGATAACAGGCACACCGTGGGAATCGGCTGTTGCGGTCAACGCGATCGCTTGCTGACGAACGCGACGTGAACGGTACAGCAGCGTATCGGGTACCCAGGGAACGACAAGTGAGTACTTCGACGAATCTCGAAGGTTGCAAGGCAACAGGCGTAGCTCCAACGCCTCACGCACTTCTGGAAAACATTGGGCTGTCCAAGTCAAAAATGACTTGTAATAACTGGGGAGTCCGCTTTGATGACGTACGATGGCGATTTTTCGATCGGATCGAACGTAACGCCGATTGCGGAGAAAGTCCCGAGTTGGCACCGTTAGCCTTCGTAAGCCGTTTTCCAACGGTTTCGTCAGCTTTGACAGGGGCGAACAACGTTCAGTGCTGTAAGGTTTTTTTGCACTCACGAGAATTCCGTTTCGTGATCAGATCTCGCTGTTGAGGAAATATTTTCTTCGATGTTTCGTTCCTTGCGAACTTAAGCAGTTTTTTGCAACCAGTCGCTGCAAAACGTATAAATCGCTACTTGGAACTCCTCTCCCGGAAATCTCGCGTCATTGCTGGCTCTGCCTAGAATCTCCCAGCCCCGGCGGCGAAGCAGTCGGACCATTCCTGGTGAAGCTTGTCGGACCGCATGTTGAGCTCCTTGTGAAAAGGCGGCTTCATCCTGGACATCGAGGATTCTTTTGCCGAGCCCTTCTCCCTGCATTGATGGGCATACGACAACTCGGTCTGGAGAAGCAACGGGACCAGGCAGCTTCACACCATGGCGTTGGTACTCTTCGGCCTGATGAACGTCGTCCAGGCTCGCGTGTATACTCAACCGTCCGGCAGCAACAATCTGCGCGTCGCGATTTCGAATTACCCAATGTTGGCAGTGGCTGTCAATCGGATCTCGCCAACCTTCCGCGCCGAAAGCATCAGCACTGAGTTTGCCAGTGGCGTTCCAGACGCGGGCACGAAACTGACAGATTTGTGCGATTGACGGTGAATCAGAAACTTCGTCTAGTTTGAGGAAACTCTGGCTCATAGATCGTCCACTTTCGATCTCGCAATAGCGGGATAGTGACCCTCGAACAGATTCGCGGAGAGTAGGTCGGCAACTGGATCCGGTCAAGAGCGATGTGATTCAGCCGCCGAGGGTCCGCCTGATCGTTGGTAAAGGGGGACGGAACCGGGCTGTCGGTGGATTGGGGGATGCTGGATTGGGGGATGCTGGATTGGGCGAATGCCTGCGCTTTTCCTGTCGTCCGTCATAGCCCATGCTCGGACTGACGCTCCGGTGGAAATTTGATTTGCAAAGTCGACTGAATTTGGGCGAGCCAACCTGGCTGCTTCCCCTGTCTGATTGTGTCACCCAGATTGTGTCGCCTCGCATGATTTCTTCACGGTTGAGTCTGAACCAAAAGGCGAACCGGGCTGATCAGGGTGATTCTTGGCAATCGGTAAGGTTTGTCAATTCACTTTGAGTCGCTGAAAACGGGGGATGGGTTGAACCGCAATGCAGGTCACCGTCGATGCGCATCAAGGATAGGTGAACTCACGGAGATTTTTCCAAGAGTTGCTCGTAGAAAATGGTCGCTGCCTGCCGTGGCTGATTGAGCCTAAGCGGCAGGCCTTGTTCTTTCAGCTCGCGGCCGGACATCTCTTGGGAATCTTTCATGTCGGGGTTGCTCACGAGGTATTGCCTATCCGGTTCCAGTCCGCGAAGTTTGAAGGTCATTGAGACGACATTGCTTTTGGGGCGCCGGAAAGCCTGTATTACTCCTTTTTTATTTTCCGGTTTATGGAACTGCCAAGCCATCC
This genomic stretch from Pirellulaceae bacterium harbors:
- a CDS encoding glycosyltransferase family 2 protein translates to MKVSVIITTYNHPAWLERVIWGYEIQTYRHFELVIADDGSDERTHETIDRLRARCPLTIHHIWQEDRGFRKCQILNQAIRKASCPYLLFTDGDCLPRQDFLAKHVALAEPGRFLSGGVVRLPKQLSQRINQESIQTGDAFDGNWLRHRGLGWNRKLLRLTRNEQIARYMDQITPTRPTFNGHNVSAWRADVVKINGFNEEMKYGGLDRELGERLVNSGIYGKQIRHRAVAVHLFHRRDYVTRESWKTNNAIRARTRRSQLKWTEQGLNPTAPQIVPSSQGIDRPNDTQPMQNLGQPPQTRPRHPPMSA
- a CDS encoding GNAT family N-acetyltransferase, which encodes MSQSFLKLDEVSDSPSIAQICQFRARVWNATGKLSADAFGAEGWRDPIDSHCQHWVIRNRDAQIVAAGRLSIHASLDDVHQAEEYQRHGVKLPGPVASPDRVVVCPSMQGEGLGKRILDVQDEAAFSQGAQHAVRQASPGMVRLLRRRGWEILGRASNDARFPGEEFQVAIYTFCSDWLQKTA
- a CDS encoding PmoA family protein, whose protein sequence is MIFRNCFCRHGITFNIFLVFVVVALLKGSAVATELGQVAVTCDGRSENQIDKPGAGKPNRNPSVCDQTPGDAHPTESVTFRKQDDGVDVWVGKQRVAEFVHTEDPVGRPFISNLHTLDGIKVTRNYPVSEEDQQDHPHHQGLFHTFSQVNGIDYWHMKGVTRHRRFLIEPTTGSDSSFATESVYLDRDGKTPLLKEVIVYSFYVTKIGLLITVNATIEAEAEQVVLGSKEEGGFAVRMSSDLRVESGGKMVDNQQRRGGKEIWGKTARWVDNSGRKENRWVGVTILTHPEGWGSYYWHARDYGLVTANPLGPLNKAPDRSLNKGETLNFKYGVLVHSNEDSDEYSPTQAQVEYERLATP
- a CDS encoding FAD-dependent oxidoreductase, with translation MPSVPTHWLRLLLLCLGLLSPLCDSTKAGVEPTRTSPASTNAYDVLVVGGTPAGVAAAIAAARADKNVIIIEQSPVLGGVLSSGVIRLDDLYVESNSGVIEEFRQRVSHYHRTKLAEDPLVKAHLHRNPSLPWNVAEGRAWEPHTAARIFAEMVAELKTITTRFNQVAVDVLMTGDRITGVITQDRDNQGKLGKKQTYVAKVIIDATYETDLAAFANIPFRIGREARSKEEPHAGRIYTNFFRSVAGVLRATTLPESTGAADHRSQAFTYRLTGKDYGRADHPFRIKDPPPDYDAAKYRWNRNSKPIIPNQKFDLLGISWGGDLTGHGTRWVLADWEERREIEQIYRNYDLGWLYYIQTEGGSPNVGLPEDEFQDNHHLPYRLYVRQGRRIEGRYTLTESDVHKDLRGNGLRGPLNPNSVAIGVYGIDSHNVQGATVRQEPRSGTGAAEGTLHLFDVTGPYQIPYEVMVPKRHQGILFPVGISCTHVAMCTVRMEPVWASLGQAAGVAAALAIDNQLEIGQVPVSLIQNELLQQGCVLFFYTDLPADAAGFEAVQTLSLLGAVAGNQLQDFQRDRPAASLSDLNKEAYRFRPNDPITKGEFAQMVVKGFRIPLSITAAHFNDVPRGHPAFKYMETLYDHSTQSAEPFLKYDVREGKNGRTVLAYPDQKLTITEATKITSGMLKKTIPPPSKPDSQLSRSQAAILVHRLLKNDSKR
- a CDS encoding 3-keto-5-aminohexanoate cleavage protein, producing MEPLIINAAITGMIPMKKDTPHVPISPKEIIADAKRCRDAGATILHLHARDLDETPTYTKEIYGEIFYGVRDECPELLISGSCSGRVYGEFWQRSEVLQLVPDLGSLTLGSLNFPKQASINDPQMVQQLASAMKQRGIIPEMEIFDLGMVDYAHYLIRKGFIDPPFYANILLGSLGTLSATAENLCTVVRALPKGTTWAATGIGRFQFFINSLAVTMGGHARVGLEDAIYYDWETKKLATNAGLIERVAKLACAAGRELATAEQTREIIGIQTSRTMDLPLAS